The DNA sequence CGTTTTTTGGAACCTTCAACAACCCATACTTTCACTTCCACGGTATCACCCGGACGGAAGGAAGGTACGTCCTGCTTCATCTGTTCTTGTTCAAGTTGCTTAATAATGTTGCTCATAATTTAATCTCTTATCCTGGGTAAACTGATATCGGGGGCTTACGCCATCCCATCATGTTTATGTTGCTGTTGCGCCAGTTCTTTTTTGAACTCCGCCAGCAACCTTGCTTGCTCTTCAGTCAGAGCCAGGTTTTCCAAAAGTTCAGGTCTTCTAAGCCAGGTTCGGCCCAGCGACTGCTTCAGACGCCAGCGACGTATCTCCGCATGGTTTCCCGACAGTAACACTGGCGGTACCTCCATGCCTTCTAACACTTCAGGCCGCGTATAGTGCGGGCAGTCCAGCAATCCTTCAGCAAAAGAATCTTCAATTGCTGAAGCTTCATGACCCAGAACCCCCGGAATAAACCGGGAAACGGAGTCAATCAACGTCATTGCCGGCAGCTCACCACCGCTGAGAACGTAATCACCAATTGACCATTCTTCATCAATTTCGGTCTGAATTACGCGCTCATCTACGCCTTCGTAGCGACCGCACACCAAAATCAGTTTCTGATTAGCTGCCAGTTCGCTGACGCCCGCTTGATCAAGCTTGCGTCCCTGAGGTGAAAGATAGATCACCTTTGCGCCTTCACCTGCCGCGGCTTTTGCTGCATGAATGGCGTCCCGCAAGGGTTGCACCATCATTAACATCCCCGGTCCGCCGCCGTAAGGACGATCGTCCACGGTACGGTGCCGGTCATGAGCGAAATCACGAGGACTCCAGCTCTGGATGCTCAGCAGGCCATTTTTTACTGCCCGGCCAGTTACCCCGTAATCGGTAATTGCGCGGAACATTTCAGGAAACAGGCTAACAATACCTATAAACACAAGCCAATCCCCATAGTGCCGTTTTTTTACCGTTTATTCGGAGAATTTAAAAACCAGGATCCCAATCTACTTCGATAGTACGAGTAGCGAGATCGACTTTCTTGATAACCTGCCCATCGAGGAACGGAACCAGCCGCTCCTTGATACCAAATGCATCTTTCAGGTTTGCCTTGATGACGAGAACGTCATTAGACCCGGTTTCCATCATATCGATGACTTTGCCGAGGCTATAGCCTTCAGTGGTAACAACCTGGCAGCCCATAAGGTCTTTCCAGTAATAATCACCTTCTTCAAGCGCTGGCAGCTGCGATGAATCCACGACAATTTCGCAATTAGTCAATAGATTCGCTGCATCGCGATCGTCAATGCCTTGCAGCTTAATGACGATATCCTGATTGTGGTGGCGCCAGCTTTCCAGCTCGACAACCTGCCACTGACCCGCTTTCTGGATAAACCAGGGCTGATAGTCAAAAATGCTTTCGGCGTCTTCGGTGGAGGAAAACACTCTGAGCCAACCACGGATACCGTAGGAAGAACCCATTTTGCCCAATACAATCGGATCAACAGGTGCTTGTGCGGTGTGTTGCTTGCTCATCATGACCACCGTGACAGATTAAGCTGCTTTGTTAGCGGCTTTGATCAGCGCAGCTACGCGATCGGAAACAGTAGCGCCCTGGCCAACCCAGTGAGCGATACGATCCAGATCCAGACGAGTTCCTTCTTCGTTCGCGGAAGCGATCGGGTTGAAGAAACCAACGCGCTCGATGAAGCGACCGTTGCGTGCATTACGGCTGTCAGTAACAACAACCTGGTAGAACGGACGCTTTTTTGCGCCGTGACGTGCTAAACGAATAGTAACCATAACATCCTCTTGTGTGAATAAAACACCGGGCCCCATCGAGGAACGGAGCCCGGTGTCATATTAAAAGCCCGAAAATTTTACTGATTTTTGGGGAAATTGCAATCAGCAGTTGATAAGTCTGCTGTAATGGCCGTCGGCGGTGCAGTCAGTTTGGTTCCGGCGTGCGCGCAGCCACCGGAACGTACACGTAGCTCATGAGCATTTACTCGCTCCGCTCGCCCTCCGGGCCGCCCAGAAGGGCGTTCAAAACACATTGGTGTTTTGTCGAGCACACCCCGGAGCTAACATGGCAAACAAGATAGCCTTATACCCTTGTTTTCAGCGGCCAGGGAAACCAGGCGGCATCATCCCTTTCATTCCACGCATCATCTTCATCATGCCGCCTTTCGACTTCATCTTCTTCATCATGCGCTGCATATCGTCAAACTGCTTGAGCAGACGGTTCACATCCTGCACCTGCATTCCACAACCTGCGGCGATGCGGCGCTTACGCGAACCTTTAATAATTTCCGGTTTAGCACGTTCTTTCAGCGTCATCGAGTTGATGATGGCTTCCATACGCACCAGCACCTTATCGTCCATCTGCGATTTAACGTTGTCCGGTATCTGCCCCATGCCCGGCAGTTTGCCCATCAGGCTGGCCATACCGCCCATATTTTTCATCTGACGCAGCTGTTCAAGGAAATCGGTAAGGTCGAAACCATCGCCTTTTTTCAGCTTGGAAGCCAGCTTCTCAGCCTGCGCGCGGTCGACCTTACTTTCGATATCTTCGATAAGCGACAGAACGTCGCCCATACCCAGAATACGCGATGCGATACGATCGGGGTGGAACGGCTCCAGGGCTTCAGTTTTCTCGCCAACGCCGAGGAACTTGATTGGCTTACCGGTGATATGACGGATCGACAGCGCCGCACCGCCGCGGGCATCGCCGTCCACTTTCGTCAAGACGACCCCGGTCAAGGGCAGAGCTTCGTTAAACGCCTTCGCCGTATTTGCCGCATCCTGACCGGTCATCGCATCGACCACGAACAGGGTTTCTACCGGGTTCAGCGAGGCGTGGACTTGCTTAATCTCGTCCATCATCGCTTCATCAACGTGCAAGCGACCGGCGGTATCCACCAGCAGCACGTCGTAGAATTTAAGCTTCGCTTCTTTCAACGCGGCATTAACGATATCAACCGGCTTCTGACCCACGTCAGATGGGAAGAAATCAACGCTAACCTGCTCAGCCAGCGTTTCCAGCTGTTTGATCGCCGCGGGGCGATAAACGTCAGCAGATACAACCAGCACTTTCTTCTTATGCTTTTCACGCAGGAATTTACCCAGCTTAGCGACGCTGGTGGTCTTACCTGCCCCCTGCAAACCAGCCATCAAAACTACCGCTGGCGGCTGAGCGGCTAAATCCAGCGCCTGATTCTCTTCGCCCATTGCAGCAACCAGTTCGTTGCGGACAATTTTGACGAACTCCTGACCCGGGGTCAGGCTTTTGTTCACTTCATGGCCTACCGCGCTCTCTTTTACGCGGTTGATGAAGTCACGAACGACAGGCAGAGCAACGTCCGCCTCCAGCAGCGCCATGCGCACTTCACGCAGGGTGTCTTTAATATTGTCTTCGGTAAGGCGTCCGCGGCCGCTAATGTTGCGCAGCGTACGGGACAAACGATCGGTTAAATTATCAAACATTGTCTCTCGCCTGAGATGGAAACGGTCGGTCGCCGCAGCGACACAAAAACGGAATGGGCGCAGTATAACACGACATAAACGCGAATGTGCTGCAACGGTTGGAGCCAGAGTCGCGTGACGTTATACTGCTTCTCTTTACTATTTAGTCAACAGTCGACGCGCATATGCCTGTTTTTGCTCTACTCGCCCTTGTCGCCTACTCTATCAGCCTCGCGCTGATCGTCCCCGGTCTGCTGCAAAAAAACAGCAGCTGGCGGCGGATGGCGATTCTTTCCGCAACTATTGCGTTGATTTGTCACGCCTTTGCGCTGGAATCACGCATTTTTCCCGGCGGCGAAAGCGGGCAAAATCTTAGTCTATTAAACGTAGGCTCGCTGGTCAGCCTGATGATCTGTACGGTAATGACCATAGTCGCATCGCGTAATCGCGGCTGGCTATTGCTGCCCATTGTTTATACCTTCGCCTTGATCAATCTCGCGTTCGCAACCTTTATGCCGAACGAGTACATCACTCATCTTGAAACCACGCCGGGGATGTTGGTCCATATCGGCCTGTCGCTCTTTTCTTATGCTACGCTGATTATCGCGGCCCTTTACGCTCTACAACTGGCGTGGATTGACTATCAGTTGAAGAATAAGAGGTTAACATTCAGTAGCGAAATGCCGCCGCTGATGAGCATCGAACGTAAAATGTTCCATATCACTCAGATAGGTGTAGTTCTATTAACCCTGACGCTATGTACCGGGTTGTTTTACATGCACAACCTGTTTAATGCGGAAAACATTGATAAAGCAGTACTGTCTATCATCGCGTGGTTTGTTTATATCGTCCTGCTGTGGGGCCACTATCATGAAGGGTGGCGCGGACGCCGGGTCGTCTGGTTTAACGTGACTGGTGCAGGACTGCTGACGCTGGCCTATTTTGGTAGCCGTGTATTGCAACAGTTCATGAGCTAAGTCTTTAAGGAATCCTAATTGGAACATATCTCCACCACCACGCTGATCGTAACGCTGATCATCATGGTGGTAATCTCCGCCTATTTCTCCGGTTCTGAAACCGGCATGATGACGCTAAATCGCTACCGCCTGCGGCATCTGGCCAAACAGGGCAATCGTCAGGCAAAACGCGTCGAAAAGCTGCTACGCAAACCCGACCGTCTCATTAGCCTGGTACTCATTGGCAATAACCTCGTCAATATTCTTGCCTCGGCGCTGGCTACCATTGTGGGTATACGCCTGTACGGCGATGCCGGCGTCGCCATTGCTACCGGCGTTCTGACGTTCGTGGTTCTGGTATTTGCCGAAGTGCTGCCAAAAACCATCGCGGCGCTCTATCCGGAAAAGGTGGCCTATCCCAGTAGCCTCCTGCTCGCGCCGCTGCAGATACTGATGATGCCGCTGGTGTGGCTACTCAATACCATAACCCGCATTCTGATGCGTATTATGGGCATTAAAGCCGACATCGTCATTAGCGGGGCATTAAGTAAAGATGAACTGCGTACTATCGTGAATGAATCACGCTCGCAAATATCTCGTCGTAATCAGGACATGCTGCTGTCCGTTCTGGATCTTGAGAAAGTCAGCGTTGATGACATCATGGTTCCGCGCAGCGATATTGTCGGTATCAATATTAATGACGACTGGAAATCCATTGTCCGCCAGTTGACCCATTCTCCGCACGGGCGCATCGTGCTTTATCGCGATACCCTTGATGATGCCATCAGCATGCTGCGGGTACGTGAAGCTTACCGCCTGATGACGGAGAAAAAAGAGTTCACTAAAGAGGTTATGCTGCGCGCCGCCGATGAAATTTACTTTGTCCCGGAAGGAACTCCGCTCAGCACCCAGTTGGTAAAATTCCAGCGTAATAAGAAGAAAGTAGGCCTGGTAGTTGATGAATACGGAGATATTCAGGGTCTGGTCACAGTTGAGGATATCCTTGAGGAGATCGTCGGTGACTTCACGACTTCAATGTCGCCTACGCTGGCTGAAGAGGTCACACCGCTTAACGATGGTTCAGTCATTATCGACGGGTCCGCGAACGTACGTGAAATCAACAAGGCATTTAACTGGCATCTGCCGGAAGATGAAGCGCGAACAATTAACGGTATTATCCTCGAGGCACTCGAAGAGATCCCTGCTCCAGGCACCCGCGTACGCATCGAACAGTACGATATCGATATTCTTGATGTTCAGGAGAATATGATTAAACAAGTGAAGGTTATGCCGGTAAAACCCATCCGCGAAAGCGTGGCTGAATCCTAGTTAACCTTATGGTATCTGACAGATATGAACAGAAAAACGGCTACCCTGTGGTAGCCGTTTCGCTTATTTACTTCGCTTTCGCCACGGTAACCATCGCCGCGCGAATAGTACGACCATTCAGGGTATAGCCCTTCTGCATAACGCCCAGAACGTTGCCAGCCGCTACGTCGTCAGACTCAACCATCGCGATGGCCTGATGTACGTTCGGATCCAGCGGCACGTTGGTATCAGCGACGACTTCCACGCCGAACTTACGTACCACGTCCAGCATCGACTTCAGCGTCAGTTCGATACCCTCGACCATTGGCGCCAGATCCGGATTCGCCTTATCAGCTACTTCCAGCGCGCGATCCAGGCTGTCGATTACCGGCAGCAGTTCATTGACGAACTTCTCAAGCGCAAACTTATGTGCTTTTTCGATATCCAGCTCGGTACGGCGGCGCAGGTTATCTTCATCGGCTTTCGCACGCAGCAATACTTCACGTTCGCGCTTCTGGGCTTCAACAAGCTGAGCTTCCAGATTCGCAATTTTTTCATCGCGCGGATCCACCTGCTCAGCCGAAACCTCAGGCTCTACCGCCTCAACGTCGTCGTGCTGCTCCGTGATAATTTCTTCCGGGGCTTGCCCCTCAGGCGTTTTCTGTTCTTTACTACTCATGAATTTCTCCGCGTTTTTTTTCGCATTCATCTCGCTAACTTCGCTTATTATGGGGATCAGTTTCCGGGTTTCAAGGGAACGCAGCCATATTGTCACTATTCATTTAACGCAAGGACATCCAGATCATGAAGAATCACTTCAAGTGTATAGGCATTGTGGGACACCCTCGTCACCCAACCGCGCTGACCACACATGAAATGCTCTGGCGCTGGTTGTCCAGCAAAGGTTATGAAGTGCTGGTTGAGCAGCAAATCGCACATGAATTACAGCTGAGTAATGTGAAAACAGGAACGCTGGCGGAAATTGGTCAGCAGGCGGATCTGGCCGTTGTGGTAGGTGGAGATGGCAATATGCTCGGCGCGGCACGCACGCTGGCGCGCTACGATATTAACGTCATTGGAATTAACCGAGGTAATCTCGGCTTTCTGACCGACCTCGATCCGGATAACGCGCTACAGCAGCTCGCCGATGTGCTTGAGGGTCATTATATCGCCGAAAAACGCTTCCTGCTGGAAGCTCAGGTGTGCCAGCAGGATTGCCAGAAGCGCATCAGCACGGCAATTAACGAAGTTGTCCTGCACCCCGGCAAAGTGGCGCATATGATAGAGTTTGAAGTCTACATTGACGAAGTATTTGCTTTCTCTCAGCGCTCCGATGGTCTGATTATCTCTACGCCTACCGGTTCCACGGCTTATTCACTCTCTGCCGGGGGACCTATTCTTACCCCTTCACTGGATGCTATCACCCTGGTTCCTATGTTCCCGCATACGCTTTCAGCCCGTCCGCTGGTGATCAACGGCGACAGCACCATCCGTCTACGCTTTTCTCAGCGCTGTAGCGACCTGGAGATTAGCTGTGATAGCCAGATAGCGCTTCCGATTCAGGATGGTGAAGATGTGCTGATCCGCCGCTGCGATTATCACCTCAATCTTATTCATCCAAAAGATTACAGTTATTTCAATACATTAAGCACCAAGTTAGGCTGGTCAAAAAAATTGTTCTAATTTCATGGCCAACCTCTTTACTGGATAAAAAACCATATTATACTGTACGAAAACACAGTAATGGTTTTTCATACAGGAAGGCGGCTATGTTGGCACAACTCACCATCAGTAATTTTGCTATCGTTCGTGAGCTGGAAATCGATTTTCACAGCGGTATGACCGCCATTACCGGCGAAACTGGTGCCGGTAAATCGATCGCTATCGATGCGTTGGGGCTATGCCTCGGTGGTCGTGCAGAAGCCGACATGGTGCGCAGAGATGCCAGCCGGGCTGATTTATGCGCCCGCTTCTCCCTTAAAGACACGCCAGCCGCTCAGCGCTGGCTGGAACAGAACCAGCTGGAAAGTGGACGTGAGTGTTTACTTCGCCGCGTCATCAGCGCAGACGGCCGCTCTCGCGGGTTTATTAACGGGACGGCGGTCCCTTTATCCCAGCTCCGGGAACTAGGTCAGCTGCTTATCCAGATTCATGGTCAACATGCACACCAGCTGCTAACTAAACCCGAACATCAGAAAACGCTGCTTGATGGCTATACCGGTGAGTATGCGCTTACTCAGCTTATGGCGGAACGCTATCAGCAATGGCATAAAAGCTGTCGCGAGCTGGCACTGCATCAGCAGCAAAGCCAGGAACGCGCGGCTCGTGCGGACCTGCTGCAATATCAATTAAAAGAGCTCAACGAGTTCAACCCGCAGGCGGGTGAATTTGAGCAAATCGATGAAGAATACAAACGCCTGGCCAACAGCGGACAGCTACTGACTACCTGTCAGCATGCGCTGACGGTGCTGGCTGACGGCGAAGAATCCAACCTGCAAAGCCAACTCTACGCTGCGAAACAGCTGGTGAGCGAGCTGGTCGGAATGGACGGTAAACTCTCCGGGGTGCTGGATATGCTGGAAGAAGCGTCTATCCAGCTGAGCGAAGCCACAGACGAACTGCGCCACTATCATGACCGCCTCGATCTGGATCCTAACCGCCTGTTCGAACTGGAGCAGCGCATTTCCCGACAGATCTCCCTGGCCAGAAAGCATCAAATTACTCCCGAAGAACTTCCAGAATTTTACCAATCCTTGCTGGAAGAGCAGCGTCTGCTTGATGATAGCGCTGGTTCTATAGAAACCCTGAGCCAGCTGGCCATTGAGCATCATCAGCTGGCGCTAAATACGGCAAAACAGCTGCATGCTTTGCGTCAGAAGAGTGCTGGTGAACTGGCTCAGTTAATCACAGAGAGTATGCACTCACTTTCAATGCCGCACGGTGTGTTCTCCATCGATGTCGCGTTTGATGAGCGTCATCTCACGGCCGAAGGCGCTGACCATATCGAATTCCGCGTAACCACCAACCCGGGTCAGCCGCTGCAGCCAATTGCCAAAGTTGCCTCCGGAGGTGAGTTATCGCGCATTGCGTTGGCTATTCAGGTTATTACCGCGCGCAAAATGGAAACCCCGGCGCTAATTTTCGATGAAGTAGATGTTGGCATCAGTGGCCCGACTGCGGCGGTCGTAGGTAGACTGCTGCGTCAGTTAGGGGAGTCAACCCAGGTGATGTGCGTTACCCACTTACCCCAAGTTGCCGGTTGTGGGCATCATCATTTCTTCGTCTGCAAAGAAACTGACGGTGAAATGACCGAGACGCATATGCAACCTCTGGATAAACGCGCTCGTTTACAGGAACTGGCCCGTCTGTTGGGCGGTAGTGAAGTCACTCGTAACACTCTGGCAAACGCGAAAGAGTTACTTGCCGCGTAAACTTTTTTATTTTCACAGAGTCATAGTGAACAGCAAATTGCCAATAGACCTGCAGCCGAAGGTTCCCAACTGGGCAAAGGTCTATTATCATCGGCATATTACAGATGAGCCACGTACTGCTCGGGCCCAAAAAGGAATCAAATCACTATGCGCTGTAAAACGCTGACTGCTGCCACAGCGGTTCTTCTTATGTTGACCGCAGGCTGTTCTACTCTGGAACGAGTGGTTTACCGTCCTGACATCAACCAGGGTAACTATCTGGCACCAACCGATGTAGCAAAAGTTCGTGTCGGCATGACGCAACAACAGGTTGCCTATGCTCTTGGTACTCCGATGATGTCGGATCCGTTTGGCACTAATACCTGGTTCTACGTTTTCCGTCAGCAGCCTGGACATGAAAAGGTTACCCAGCAGACTCTAACCCTGACTTTCAACAGTAGCGGTGTGCTGACCAACATTGATAACAAACCTGCCCTGACGGCAGAATAAGAGTATCAATACATAAAAAGCGCTCAATGAGCGCTTTTTTTATATCTGAACTTTTATAGCCGAAAAAATTACTTGCCAGCGCTTTTCTCAGCCCGCTGGCGGCGCAGCTCTTTCGGATCAGCAATCAGAGGCCGATAGATTTCTACCCGATCGCCATCGTGGACACAATCCTGAAGCTTAGCCGGACGGCTATAAATTCCCACTTTGTTCTTCGCCAGATCGATATCATCACGCAGCGCCAGAAGACC is a window from the Klebsiella oxytoca genome containing:
- the trmD gene encoding tRNA (guanosine(37)-N1)-methyltransferase TrmD codes for the protein MFIGIVSLFPEMFRAITDYGVTGRAVKNGLLSIQSWSPRDFAHDRHRTVDDRPYGGGPGMLMMVQPLRDAIHAAKAAAGEGAKVIYLSPQGRKLDQAGVSELAANQKLILVCGRYEGVDERVIQTEIDEEWSIGDYVLSGGELPAMTLIDSVSRFIPGVLGHEASAIEDSFAEGLLDCPHYTRPEVLEGMEVPPVLLSGNHAEIRRWRLKQSLGRTWLRRPELLENLALTEEQARLLAEFKKELAQQQHKHDGMA
- the rimM gene encoding ribosome maturation factor RimM (Essential for efficient processing of 16S rRNA), which translates into the protein MSKQHTAQAPVDPIVLGKMGSSYGIRGWLRVFSSTEDAESIFDYQPWFIQKAGQWQVVELESWRHHNQDIVIKLQGIDDRDAANLLTNCEIVVDSSQLPALEEGDYYWKDLMGCQVVTTEGYSLGKVIDMMETGSNDVLVIKANLKDAFGIKERLVPFLDGQVIKKVDLATRTIEVDWDPGF
- the rpsP gene encoding 30S ribosomal protein S16, encoding MVTIRLARHGAKKRPFYQVVVTDSRNARNGRFIERVGFFNPIASANEEGTRLDLDRIAHWVGQGATVSDRVAALIKAANKAA
- the ffh gene encoding signal recognition particle protein, whose amino-acid sequence is MFDNLTDRLSRTLRNISGRGRLTEDNIKDTLREVRMALLEADVALPVVRDFINRVKESAVGHEVNKSLTPGQEFVKIVRNELVAAMGEENQALDLAAQPPAVVLMAGLQGAGKTTSVAKLGKFLREKHKKKVLVVSADVYRPAAIKQLETLAEQVSVDFFPSDVGQKPVDIVNAALKEAKLKFYDVLLVDTAGRLHVDEAMMDEIKQVHASLNPVETLFVVDAMTGQDAANTAKAFNEALPLTGVVLTKVDGDARGGAALSIRHITGKPIKFLGVGEKTEALEPFHPDRIASRILGMGDVLSLIEDIESKVDRAQAEKLASKLKKGDGFDLTDFLEQLRQMKNMGGMASLMGKLPGMGQIPDNVKSQMDDKVLVRMEAIINSMTLKERAKPEIIKGSRKRRIAAGCGMQVQDVNRLLKQFDDMQRMMKKMKSKGGMMKMMRGMKGMMPPGFPGR
- a CDS encoding inner membrane protein YpjD → MPVFALLALVAYSISLALIVPGLLQKNSSWRRMAILSATIALICHAFALESRIFPGGESGQNLSLLNVGSLVSLMICTVMTIVASRNRGWLLLPIVYTFALINLAFATFMPNEYITHLETTPGMLVHIGLSLFSYATLIIAALYALQLAWIDYQLKNKRLTFSSEMPPLMSIERKMFHITQIGVVLLTLTLCTGLFYMHNLFNAENIDKAVLSIIAWFVYIVLLWGHYHEGWRGRRVVWFNVTGAGLLTLAYFGSRVLQQFMS
- a CDS encoding HlyC/CorC family transporter; amino-acid sequence: MEHISTTTLIVTLIIMVVISAYFSGSETGMMTLNRYRLRHLAKQGNRQAKRVEKLLRKPDRLISLVLIGNNLVNILASALATIVGIRLYGDAGVAIATGVLTFVVLVFAEVLPKTIAALYPEKVAYPSSLLLAPLQILMMPLVWLLNTITRILMRIMGIKADIVISGALSKDELRTIVNESRSQISRRNQDMLLSVLDLEKVSVDDIMVPRSDIVGININDDWKSIVRQLTHSPHGRIVLYRDTLDDAISMLRVREAYRLMTEKKEFTKEVMLRAADEIYFVPEGTPLSTQLVKFQRNKKKVGLVVDEYGDIQGLVTVEDILEEIVGDFTTSMSPTLAEEVTPLNDGSVIIDGSANVREINKAFNWHLPEDEARTINGIILEALEEIPAPGTRVRIEQYDIDILDVQENMIKQVKVMPVKPIRESVAES
- the grpE gene encoding nucleotide exchange factor GrpE; translated protein: MSSKEQKTPEGQAPEEIITEQHDDVEAVEPEVSAEQVDPRDEKIANLEAQLVEAQKREREVLLRAKADEDNLRRRTELDIEKAHKFALEKFVNELLPVIDSLDRALEVADKANPDLAPMVEGIELTLKSMLDVVRKFGVEVVADTNVPLDPNVHQAIAMVESDDVAAGNVLGVMQKGYTLNGRTIRAAMVTVAKAK
- the nadK gene encoding NAD(+) kinase, with the protein product MKNHFKCIGIVGHPRHPTALTTHEMLWRWLSSKGYEVLVEQQIAHELQLSNVKTGTLAEIGQQADLAVVVGGDGNMLGAARTLARYDINVIGINRGNLGFLTDLDPDNALQQLADVLEGHYIAEKRFLLEAQVCQQDCQKRISTAINEVVLHPGKVAHMIEFEVYIDEVFAFSQRSDGLIISTPTGSTAYSLSAGGPILTPSLDAITLVPMFPHTLSARPLVINGDSTIRLRFSQRCSDLEISCDSQIALPIQDGEDVLIRRCDYHLNLIHPKDYSYFNTLSTKLGWSKKLF
- the recN gene encoding DNA repair protein RecN, producing the protein MLAQLTISNFAIVRELEIDFHSGMTAITGETGAGKSIAIDALGLCLGGRAEADMVRRDASRADLCARFSLKDTPAAQRWLEQNQLESGRECLLRRVISADGRSRGFINGTAVPLSQLRELGQLLIQIHGQHAHQLLTKPEHQKTLLDGYTGEYALTQLMAERYQQWHKSCRELALHQQQSQERAARADLLQYQLKELNEFNPQAGEFEQIDEEYKRLANSGQLLTTCQHALTVLADGEESNLQSQLYAAKQLVSELVGMDGKLSGVLDMLEEASIQLSEATDELRHYHDRLDLDPNRLFELEQRISRQISLARKHQITPEELPEFYQSLLEEQRLLDDSAGSIETLSQLAIEHHQLALNTAKQLHALRQKSAGELAQLITESMHSLSMPHGVFSIDVAFDERHLTAEGADHIEFRVTTNPGQPLQPIAKVASGGELSRIALAIQVITARKMETPALIFDEVDVGISGPTAAVVGRLLRQLGESTQVMCVTHLPQVAGCGHHHFFVCKETDGEMTETHMQPLDKRARLQELARLLGGSEVTRNTLANAKELLAA
- the bamE gene encoding outer membrane protein assembly factor BamE, which codes for MRCKTLTAATAVLLMLTAGCSTLERVVYRPDINQGNYLAPTDVAKVRVGMTQQQVAYALGTPMMSDPFGTNTWFYVFRQQPGHEKVTQQTLTLTFNSSGVLTNIDNKPALTAE
- a CDS encoding RnfH family protein, producing the protein MAAKIVVEVAYALPEKQYLQSVKLEEGATVEQAIVASGLLALRDDIDLAKNKVGIYSRPAKLQDCVHDGDRVEIYRPLIADPKELRRQRAEKSAGK